TCATCCAGTGAGCAACATGTTGAGGTGAGTGCACCCCCATGCTACGCTCGGCCCACGGTCCGCCGCCTTTCTTTCCATCTGACCTGTTTCCACGGTTATCCCCACGCGGCCCGCACCAGGAGAGGCATGCCCAAGAAGGAACGCAAACGCTTGCAGGTGGTCATCAGCGACGAGCAGGACGCTCTGCTGACGCGCACGGCCTATGAGCTGTCCAGTCCCGAGCGCCTGATCAGCAAGAGCGAGGTCGTGCGGCTGGCCATTGAGAAAATTGCCCGCGAACTCGGCGAGGGACAGCTGACCGGCCATATCGAGGAGTACCGCGCCATCCTGGGCAACGAAGGGAGCGAGGAAGAGGATTAAGGACGCCGGGGAGCAGACGTGAGGGAGCCCGTTTCCGCCCCTCTTTGTTACCCTCGTCTACCATCACCATCTTGCGCGCTCCCGACAAGGAGACTGGGTGGCTGACCGGCCCCATTCACGGGCGTGGTATGCCCGTCTGGCCCACGAGCTGGGCGGTTACTGTCATCCGTGGGCCCGTGTCCTCGACGGCCCGGACCCGGAGCTGAC
This sequence is a window from Deinococcus humi. Protein-coding genes within it:
- a CDS encoding transcriptional regulator, giving the protein MPKKERKRLQVVISDEQDALLTRTAYELSSPERLISKSEVVRLAIEKIARELGEGQLTGHIEEYRAILGNEGSEEED